A portion of the Streptomyces sp. NBC_01335 genome contains these proteins:
- a CDS encoding aldo/keto reductase gives MRRSTLGRTAVEVTELSFGAAAIGNLFSVVDPEQADLAVDAAWDEGVRHFDTAPHYGLGLSERRLGAALRSRPRSSYTLSTKVGRILDPLPAGAPVPDGGLDDGFAVPVTHRRRWDFSADGVRRSIEDSLGRLGLERIDVAYLHDPDDHAEAAFGEAYPALERLRDEGVVGAIGAGMNQTAMLTRFLRDTDVDVVLCAGRHTLLDGSALDELLPEAEARGRSVVVGGVFNSGLLADPRPGAPYDYAAAPAALLERALRMKAVTEAHGVPLRAAALHHSLAHPAVASVLVGTRSPDEVRDAAALLRTPLPSALWDDLRAEGLLPAPGAPTGSRAPEER, from the coding sequence ATGCGGCGCAGCACACTCGGACGTACCGCCGTCGAGGTCACCGAACTGTCCTTCGGGGCAGCGGCCATCGGCAATCTCTTCAGCGTCGTCGACCCCGAGCAGGCGGACCTCGCGGTGGACGCCGCGTGGGACGAGGGCGTCCGGCACTTCGACACCGCCCCGCACTACGGCCTCGGCCTCTCCGAGCGGCGGCTCGGAGCCGCACTGCGGTCCCGGCCCCGCTCCTCGTACACCCTCTCCACCAAGGTCGGTCGGATCCTCGACCCGCTGCCCGCCGGGGCCCCGGTGCCGGACGGTGGCCTCGACGACGGGTTCGCCGTCCCCGTGACCCACCGCAGACGCTGGGACTTCAGCGCGGACGGGGTGCGCAGGTCCATCGAGGACAGCCTGGGGCGCCTGGGTCTCGAACGGATCGACGTGGCCTATCTGCACGACCCCGACGATCACGCGGAAGCCGCCTTCGGCGAGGCCTACCCCGCCCTGGAACGGCTGCGCGACGAGGGCGTCGTCGGCGCGATCGGCGCCGGAATGAACCAGACCGCGATGCTCACCCGCTTCCTCCGGGACACCGACGTCGACGTCGTGCTCTGCGCCGGCCGCCACACCCTGCTCGACGGCAGCGCGCTGGACGAACTCCTCCCCGAGGCCGAGGCCCGGGGCCGCAGCGTCGTCGTCGGCGGGGTCTTCAACTCGGGCCTCCTCGCCGACCCGCGCCCCGGCGCCCCGTACGACTACGCGGCCGCCCCCGCCGCACTGCTCGAACGCGCCCTGCGCATGAAGGCCGTCACCGAGGCGCACGGCGTCCCGCTGCGCGCCGCCGCCCTGCACCACTCCCTCGCCCACCCGGCCGTCGCCAGCGTGCTGGTCGGCACCCGCTCGCCCGACGAGGTGCGCGACGCCGCCGCCCTGCTGCGTACCCCGCTGCCGTCGGCGCTCTGGGACGACCTGCGGGCCGAAGGGCTCCTCCCGGCCCCCGGCGCACCCACCGGGTCCCGCGCCCCCGAGGAGCGCTGA
- a CDS encoding amidohydrolase family protein yields MTAPATTVDAHHHVWDLSVRDQEWITGEELAPIRRNFTLADLEPEARAAGVGATVLVQTVTVAEETPEFLALAHGSDLVAGVVGWTDLTAPDVAGALAALRELPGGDLLTGIRHQVQGESDPRWLLRPDVLRGLAAVADAGLAYDLIVRPHQLPAATAAAALLPGLTFVLDHAGKPPVAQGHLQPWADDLRGLAALPNAVCKLSGLVTEADPHHWTTDDLRPFTDVLLEAFGPHRLMFGSDWPVCRLAAPYAEVLDAARTLTAGLSADERAAVFAGTATRVYRLG; encoded by the coding sequence ATGACGGCCCCCGCGACGACCGTCGACGCCCACCACCACGTCTGGGACCTCTCCGTACGCGACCAGGAGTGGATCACCGGCGAGGAACTCGCCCCCATCCGGCGCAACTTCACCCTCGCCGACCTGGAACCCGAGGCCCGGGCGGCGGGCGTGGGCGCCACCGTCCTCGTCCAGACCGTCACCGTCGCCGAGGAGACGCCCGAGTTCCTCGCCCTCGCCCACGGCAGCGACCTCGTCGCCGGGGTCGTCGGCTGGACCGACCTCACCGCCCCGGACGTCGCCGGCGCCCTCGCCGCACTGCGGGAGCTGCCCGGCGGCGACCTGCTGACCGGCATCCGCCACCAGGTCCAGGGCGAGAGCGACCCGCGCTGGCTGCTCCGCCCCGACGTACTGCGCGGCCTGGCCGCCGTCGCCGACGCCGGTCTCGCCTACGACCTGATCGTCCGCCCCCACCAGCTGCCCGCCGCCACGGCCGCCGCCGCGCTGCTGCCCGGGCTCACCTTCGTACTCGACCACGCGGGGAAGCCCCCCGTCGCCCAGGGACACCTCCAGCCCTGGGCCGACGACCTGCGCGGGCTGGCCGCGCTGCCCAACGCGGTCTGCAAGCTCTCCGGCCTCGTCACCGAAGCCGACCCGCACCACTGGACCACGGACGACCTGCGCCCCTTCACCGACGTCCTGCTCGAAGCGTTCGGACCGCACCGGCTGATGTTCGGCTCGGACTGGCCCGTGTGCCGGCTCGCCGCCCCGTACGCGGAGGTCCTGGACGCCGCGCGCACGCTCACCGCCGGCCTCTCCGCGGACGAGCGCGCCGCCGTCTTCGCCGGGACGGCGACCCGCGTGTACCGGCTCGGCTGA
- a CDS encoding Fpg/Nei family DNA glycosylase: MPELPEVEALRVFLGDHLVGREIARVLPLSVNVLKTYDPPPAALEGATVTSVDRHGKFLDIGAGPLHLVTHLARAGWLRWRDSFPAKPPGPGKGPLALRVVLAGDDGFDLTEMGSKKRLAVYLVHDPMEVPGIARLGPDPLAPDFDRDALAALLHGERRQIKGALRDQSLIAGIGNAYSDEILHAAKMSPFKRTADLGEDDISHLHTALRTTLEDAVARSGGVAAGELKSEKRSGMRVHGRAGEPCPVCGDTVLEVSFSDSALQYCPTCQTGGKPLADRRTSRFLK; the protein is encoded by the coding sequence ATGCCCGAGCTGCCGGAAGTCGAAGCCCTGCGGGTCTTCCTCGGCGACCACCTGGTCGGCAGGGAGATCGCCCGCGTCCTCCCGCTCTCCGTCAACGTGCTCAAGACGTACGACCCGCCACCCGCCGCGCTGGAGGGCGCCACCGTCACCTCGGTGGACCGGCACGGCAAGTTCCTCGACATCGGTGCCGGACCGCTCCACCTCGTCACCCATCTGGCCCGGGCCGGCTGGCTCCGGTGGCGGGACTCCTTCCCCGCCAAACCGCCCGGACCCGGCAAGGGGCCGCTCGCCCTGCGCGTGGTCCTCGCCGGCGACGACGGATTCGACCTGACCGAGATGGGCAGCAAGAAACGGCTCGCCGTGTACCTCGTCCACGACCCGATGGAGGTGCCGGGCATCGCCCGGCTCGGCCCCGACCCGCTCGCCCCGGACTTCGACCGGGACGCCCTCGCCGCCCTCCTCCACGGGGAGCGGCGCCAGATCAAGGGCGCACTCCGTGACCAGTCGCTGATCGCGGGCATCGGCAACGCCTACAGCGACGAGATCCTGCACGCCGCGAAGATGTCCCCGTTCAAGCGCACCGCCGACCTCGGCGAGGACGACATCAGCCATCTCCACACCGCGCTGCGCACCACCCTGGAGGACGCGGTCGCCCGCTCCGGCGGGGTCGCCGCCGGCGAGCTCAAGTCCGAGAAACGCAGCGGCATGCGCGTCCACGGACGTGCGGGGGAGCCCTGCCCGGTCTGCGGGGACACCGTCCTGGAGGTGTCCTTCAGCGACTCCGCGCTCCAGTACTGCCCCACCTGCCAGACCGGCGGGAAACCGCTCGCCGACCGCAGGACCTCACGCTTCCTGAAGTGA
- a CDS encoding LytR/AlgR family response regulator transcription factor — protein sequence MLRVLAVDDEEPALEELLYLLRADPRIRSAEGATGATEALRRIGAAVDAVPDDPGAIDVVFLDIHMAGLTGLDIAQLLAGFAAPPLIVFVTAHEGFAGHAFDLKAVDYVLKPVRRERLAEAVRRVAEQVGERTAPAHDTGGDPVQVELGGVIRFVPVEDIAYAEAQGDYARLHTDTGSHLVRIPLTTLEERWRSRGFVRIHRRHLVALARIDELRLDAGSMSVRIGGAELAVSRRHSRALRDRLMRQGSR from the coding sequence ATGCTGCGCGTACTCGCCGTCGACGACGAAGAACCGGCCCTGGAGGAACTCCTCTACCTCCTGCGCGCCGACCCCCGCATCCGCAGCGCCGAAGGTGCCACCGGCGCCACCGAGGCGCTGCGCCGCATCGGCGCCGCGGTCGACGCGGTGCCCGACGACCCCGGCGCGATCGACGTCGTCTTCCTGGACATCCACATGGCCGGCCTCACCGGTCTCGACATCGCCCAGCTGCTGGCCGGGTTCGCCGCGCCGCCGCTCATCGTCTTCGTCACCGCCCACGAGGGCTTCGCCGGCCACGCCTTCGACCTCAAGGCCGTCGACTACGTGCTCAAGCCCGTGCGCCGCGAACGCCTCGCCGAGGCCGTCCGCCGCGTCGCCGAACAGGTGGGGGAGCGCACCGCCCCCGCGCACGACACCGGCGGCGACCCCGTGCAGGTCGAACTCGGCGGAGTGATCCGGTTCGTGCCCGTCGAGGACATCGCGTACGCCGAAGCCCAGGGCGACTACGCCCGCCTGCACACCGACACCGGCAGCCACCTCGTACGGATTCCGCTCACCACCCTGGAGGAGCGCTGGCGCTCCCGGGGCTTCGTCCGCATCCACCGCCGCCACCTCGTCGCCCTCGCCCGCATCGACGAACTCCGCCTGGACGCGGGCAGCATGAGCGTCCGCATCGGCGGTGCGGAACTCGCCGTCAGCCGCCGCCACAGCCGCGCCCTGCGCGATCGGCTGATGCGCCAGGGAAGCCGCTGA
- a CDS encoding sodium/solute symporter, translating into MNAPDHTASWAAVALVVLATVLVGGFGLRISRTTSDFYVASRTVRPRLNAAAISGEYLSAASFLGIAGLVLVHGPDMLWYPVGYTAGYLVLLFFVAAPLRRSGAYTLPDFAEGRLESRPVRRLVSVFVVGAGWLYLVPQLQGAGLTLQILTGAPGWFGDVLVASVVVVAVAAGGMRSITFVQVFQYWLKLTALLVPALFLVLAWQGDGRPAVTFTGQHAVFRADHPLYATYGLIVATFLGTMGLPHVVVRFYTSPNGRDARRTTVAVLALVGVFYLLPPVYGALGRLYAPELRHGGDADAAVLLLPARVIGGLGGDLLGALIAGGAFAAFLSTASGLTVAVAGVITQDVLPQRGVRYFRPATVLAIAVPLAGSLLVSRVPVADAVAMAFAVSASSFCPLLVLGIWWRRLTPPGAIAGLLLGGGSALLAVAITVSGAVRPPGWPHALLAWPAVWSVPVGFLAMVLVSLATPGRVPPGTNAAMTRFHLPEALTAGRDR; encoded by the coding sequence GTGAACGCGCCCGACCACACGGCGTCGTGGGCCGCGGTCGCCCTCGTCGTCCTCGCCACGGTGCTCGTCGGAGGATTCGGCCTGCGGATATCCCGCACCACCTCCGACTTCTACGTCGCCTCCCGCACCGTCCGCCCCCGGCTGAACGCGGCGGCGATCAGCGGCGAGTACCTCTCCGCCGCCTCCTTCCTCGGCATCGCCGGACTCGTGCTCGTGCACGGCCCCGACATGCTCTGGTACCCGGTCGGATACACGGCCGGATATCTGGTGCTCCTCTTCTTCGTCGCGGCCCCGCTGCGCCGCTCGGGGGCCTACACCCTGCCCGACTTCGCCGAGGGACGCCTCGAATCACGCCCGGTGCGCCGCCTGGTCAGCGTCTTCGTCGTCGGCGCGGGCTGGCTCTACCTCGTGCCCCAGCTCCAGGGCGCCGGGCTCACCCTCCAGATCCTCACCGGCGCGCCCGGCTGGTTCGGGGACGTACTCGTCGCCTCGGTCGTCGTGGTCGCCGTCGCGGCGGGCGGGATGCGCTCGATCACCTTCGTCCAGGTCTTCCAGTACTGGCTGAAACTGACCGCGCTCCTGGTCCCCGCACTCTTCCTGGTCCTCGCCTGGCAGGGCGACGGCCGCCCCGCCGTCACCTTCACCGGACAGCACGCCGTCTTCCGCGCCGACCACCCGCTCTACGCCACGTACGGGCTGATCGTCGCCACCTTCCTCGGCACCATGGGGCTCCCGCACGTCGTCGTCCGCTTCTACACCAGCCCCAACGGCCGCGACGCCCGACGCACCACCGTGGCCGTCCTCGCCCTCGTCGGCGTCTTCTACCTGCTGCCGCCCGTCTACGGAGCGCTCGGGCGCCTGTACGCCCCCGAACTGCGGCACGGAGGCGACGCCGACGCGGCCGTCCTGCTGCTGCCGGCGCGGGTCATCGGCGGACTCGGCGGCGACTTGCTGGGCGCGCTGATCGCCGGAGGCGCCTTCGCCGCGTTCCTCTCCACCGCCTCCGGCCTGACCGTCGCCGTGGCCGGGGTCATCACCCAGGACGTCCTGCCGCAGCGCGGCGTGCGCTACTTCCGGCCCGCCACCGTCCTCGCCATCGCCGTGCCGCTGGCCGGGTCGCTGCTGGTCAGCAGGGTGCCGGTGGCCGACGCGGTCGCCATGGCCTTCGCCGTCTCCGCCTCGTCCTTCTGCCCCCTGCTGGTGCTCGGCATCTGGTGGCGCCGGCTCACCCCGCCCGGAGCCATCGCCGGACTGCTGCTCGGCGGCGGCTCGGCGCTCCTCGCCGTCGCGATCACGGTGAGCGGGGCCGTACGGCCGCCGGGCTGGCCCCACGCGCTGCTGGCCTGGCCCGCCGTGTGGTCGGTGCCGGTCGGCTTCCTCGCGATGGTCCTCGTCTCGCTCGCCACCCCGGGGCGGGTGCCCCCGGGCACCAACGCGGCGATGACCCGCTTCCACCTGCCGGAAGCCCTGACCGCGGGGAGGGACCGATGA
- a CDS encoding sensor histidine kinase — MTGAQIAFLAVSAALPAGAAFLLGRRTTRPVRPSDVGTPVEHATFETLHTASLAAPPLRAGLTEESARRSARRLRSLLGTDALCLTDRERVLVWDGAGHHHGPDVMEQVRNLLENGRDTAFATDCEDLDCPLRWAVAVPLTVDNRVLGALVAHAPRESAVLARATGEVARWVCVQLELAELDRSRTQLIEAEIKALRAQISPHFIFNSLAAIASFVRTDPEQARELLLEFADFTRYSFRRHGDFTTLADELHSIDQYLALVRARFGERLAVTLQVAPEVLPVALPFLCLQPLVENAVKHGLEGAVTRSRITISALDAGSEAEVVIEDDGTGMDPERLRQILRGEGGASTGIGLLNVDERLRQVYGDDYGLVIETGVGAGMKITLRFPKYRAGVHGS; from the coding sequence ATGACCGGTGCGCAGATCGCGTTCCTCGCCGTGTCGGCCGCCCTGCCGGCCGGAGCGGCCTTCCTGCTCGGCCGCCGCACCACCCGTCCCGTGCGGCCCAGCGACGTCGGGACCCCCGTCGAGCACGCGACCTTCGAGACCCTGCACACCGCGTCGCTGGCCGCACCCCCGCTGCGGGCCGGACTGACCGAGGAGAGCGCCCGGCGCTCCGCCCGCCGACTGCGCTCCCTGCTGGGCACCGACGCGCTCTGCCTCACCGACCGGGAGCGGGTGCTCGTCTGGGACGGCGCGGGACACCACCACGGCCCGGACGTCATGGAACAGGTCAGGAACCTGCTGGAGAACGGCCGCGACACCGCCTTCGCCACCGACTGCGAGGACCTCGACTGCCCGCTGCGCTGGGCGGTGGCCGTACCGCTCACCGTCGACAACCGGGTCCTCGGGGCACTCGTCGCCCACGCGCCGCGCGAGTCGGCGGTGCTGGCGCGCGCGACGGGCGAGGTGGCCCGCTGGGTCTGCGTACAACTGGAACTCGCCGAACTCGACCGCTCCCGGACCCAGTTGATCGAGGCCGAGATCAAGGCGCTGCGTGCCCAGATCTCCCCGCACTTCATTTTCAACTCGCTCGCCGCCATCGCGTCGTTCGTCCGCACCGATCCCGAGCAGGCCCGCGAACTCTTGCTGGAATTCGCTGACTTCACCCGCTACTCCTTCCGCCGCCACGGCGACTTCACCACGCTCGCCGACGAACTCCACTCCATCGACCAGTACTTGGCGCTGGTACGCGCACGTTTCGGTGAACGGCTCGCGGTCACCCTGCAAGTGGCGCCCGAGGTGCTGCCCGTCGCCCTGCCCTTCCTCTGCCTCCAGCCGCTCGTCGAGAACGCCGTCAAACACGGGCTCGAAGGGGCCGTCACCCGCAGCAGGATCACCATCTCCGCCCTGGACGCGGGCTCCGAGGCCGAGGTCGTCATCGAGGACGACGGCACCGGCATGGACCCCGAACGGCTGCGGCAGATCCTGCGCGGCGAGGGCGGCGCCTCCACCGGTATCGGCCTGCTCAACGTCGACGAGCGGCTGCGCCAGGTGTACGGCGACGACTACGGGCTCGTCATCGAGACCGGCGTCGGCGCGGGCATGAAGATCACCCTGCGGTTCCCCAAGTACCGCGCCGGCGTGCACGGTTCCTGA
- a CDS encoding sigma-70 family RNA polymerase sigma factor: MSTTTTDERAIAELLREHGPALLHFLQQLTYGDSQRAEDLVQETLVRAWQHPEAFTAPYESMRPWLFTVARRLAIDARRSRQARPAEVSDSVLECASAPLDTADSAVRSLDVRAAVRGLSPEHRAVLEEIYFHGLSVGETAEVLGIPPGTVKSRSYYALRLLQRGLPGYSDRSRPAGRTTKPEACTTSV; the protein is encoded by the coding sequence ATGTCCACCACGACCACCGACGAACGGGCCATCGCGGAGCTGCTGCGGGAACACGGCCCCGCGCTCCTGCACTTCCTCCAGCAACTGACCTACGGCGACAGCCAGCGGGCCGAGGACCTGGTGCAGGAGACGCTGGTACGCGCGTGGCAGCACCCCGAGGCCTTCACCGCGCCGTACGAGTCCATGCGGCCGTGGCTCTTCACCGTGGCCCGTCGCCTCGCCATCGACGCCCGGCGGTCCCGGCAGGCGCGCCCCGCCGAGGTGAGCGACTCCGTGCTGGAGTGCGCGTCCGCCCCGTTGGACACCGCCGACTCGGCGGTCCGCTCCCTCGACGTACGCGCGGCGGTACGCGGCCTGAGCCCGGAACACCGTGCGGTGCTGGAGGAGATCTACTTCCACGGGCTCAGCGTCGGGGAGACGGCCGAGGTGCTCGGCATCCCGCCGGGTACGGTCAAGTCGCGCTCCTACTACGCCCTCCGGCTGCTCCAGCGCGGTCTGCCCGGCTACTCCGACAGGTCCCGCCCGGCCGGCCGGACGACGAAGCCGGAAGCCTGCACCACCTCCGTGTAG
- a CDS encoding universal stress protein, giving the protein MTEQQRHQFERGTDGPKVIVAGIDGSDSSMRAAAYAAGLARRQHAMLALVYVQPLMVTGAALGAPVSGTTGDVAEGLINEIRSSSERFKDTWDVRWEFHTFPGDPYNGLVTAADELKADAVVVGASESAGHRIIGSVAVRLVKAGRWPVTVVP; this is encoded by the coding sequence GTGACCGAGCAACAGCGACACCAGTTCGAACGTGGCACGGATGGTCCCAAGGTGATCGTCGCGGGCATCGACGGCTCCGACTCCTCCATGCGGGCGGCTGCCTACGCGGCCGGGCTCGCGCGCAGGCAGCACGCCATGCTGGCGTTGGTCTACGTCCAGCCCCTGATGGTCACCGGGGCGGCGCTGGGAGCGCCCGTGTCCGGAACCACCGGCGACGTGGCGGAGGGGCTGATCAATGAGATCCGCAGCTCCTCGGAGCGGTTCAAGGACACCTGGGACGTGCGCTGGGAGTTCCACACCTTCCCCGGTGACCCCTACAACGGGCTCGTCACCGCCGCGGACGAGCTGAAGGCGGACGCCGTGGTGGTCGGCGCCTCCGAGTCGGCCGGGCACCGGATCATCGGCTCGGTGGCGGTGCGGCTGGTGAAAGCGGGGCGCTGGCCGGTGACGGTGGTGCCGTAG
- a CDS encoding polysaccharide deacetylase family protein: MKYEKKQPGRRMLLRIAAGIGAAATVRLIAAEPAAAPTGPAAAPRPPVAAGPPAAGPPAAAPRRPSAYRLQPMVGRAAEAAPRRRPALPPVRTRPFEELPELGHAMVLTFDDGPDPVYTPQILATLRRHQVHAMFFLCGEMADDNQDLVRAIAEDGHVIGNHSWTHPLMTGLTRAEARDEIERTSEVIRRTAGDAPLWFRAPYGAWNRNVFEIGAELNLEPMAWTVDTLDWETPGTDAIISRVLDGAAPGVVVLSHDAGGNRSQTVEALPQYLPRLIDQGYRLTVPYRT, from the coding sequence ATGAAATATGAAAAGAAGCAGCCGGGGCGCCGGATGCTGCTGAGAATCGCCGCCGGGATCGGCGCGGCGGCCACCGTGCGCCTCATCGCGGCGGAACCGGCCGCCGCCCCCACCGGACCGGCCGCCGCCCCGCGGCCCCCGGTGGCCGCAGGACCGCCGGCCGCGGGACCGCCCGCCGCGGCGCCCCGCCGGCCCTCCGCCTACCGGCTCCAGCCCATGGTCGGCCGGGCCGCCGAGGCCGCGCCCCGCCGGCGCCCCGCGCTGCCGCCCGTCCGCACCCGGCCCTTCGAGGAGCTGCCGGAACTCGGGCACGCGATGGTGCTCACCTTCGACGACGGTCCCGACCCCGTCTACACCCCGCAGATCCTGGCCACCCTGCGCAGGCACCAGGTGCACGCCATGTTCTTCCTCTGCGGCGAGATGGCCGACGACAACCAGGATCTGGTGCGGGCCATCGCCGAGGACGGGCACGTGATCGGCAACCACTCCTGGACGCATCCCCTGATGACCGGCCTGACCCGGGCGGAGGCGAGGGACGAGATCGAGCGGACCAGTGAGGTGATCCGGCGGACGGCCGGGGACGCACCGCTCTGGTTCCGGGCGCCGTACGGGGCGTGGAACCGCAACGTCTTCGAGATCGGCGCCGAGCTGAACCTGGAACCGATGGCCTGGACCGTCGACACGCTGGACTGGGAGACGCCCGGCACCGACGCGATCATCAGCCGGGTGCTGGACGGTGCGGCCCCGGGCGTGGTCGTCCTCTCCCACGACGCCGGGGGCAACCGCTCGCAGACCGTCGAGGCGCTTCCCCAGTACCTGCCCCGCCTGATCGACCAGGGTTACCGGCTCACGGTGCCGTACCGCACCTGA
- a CDS encoding class F sortase: MGRDNWKVQRTRHTPWGAVALVMLTGIALMRNGVDVPAGPPQPVAAARIDSSQDAESVPPAAEPVRMLPYAPAARVSIPAIKVDAPIVDVGLDQDGWIAAPSPQDTNLAGWYQNGISPGQRGTSVVVGHVDNMSGPAVFYGLGALTKGEHVEVTRYDGRVAVFEIYGVEVFSKADFPGPRVYGDTGYAELRVITCGGGYTKAGGYDGNVVVFARLVETR; encoded by the coding sequence ATGGGCCGGGACAACTGGAAGGTCCAGCGGACCAGACACACGCCCTGGGGTGCCGTCGCCCTGGTCATGCTCACCGGGATCGCGTTGATGAGGAACGGCGTCGACGTGCCGGCCGGTCCGCCGCAGCCGGTGGCCGCCGCCCGTATCGACAGCTCCCAGGACGCCGAGAGCGTTCCCCCGGCCGCGGAGCCGGTACGGATGCTGCCGTACGCCCCAGCCGCCCGTGTCTCGATTCCGGCGATCAAGGTGGACGCTCCGATCGTGGACGTGGGCCTCGACCAGGACGGCTGGATCGCCGCGCCTTCCCCGCAGGACACCAACCTGGCGGGCTGGTACCAGAACGGCATCTCCCCCGGGCAGCGGGGCACGTCGGTGGTCGTCGGCCATGTGGACAACATGTCGGGGCCCGCCGTCTTCTACGGGCTCGGCGCCCTCACCAAGGGCGAGCACGTGGAGGTGACCCGCTACGACGGCCGGGTCGCGGTCTTCGAGATCTACGGCGTGGAGGTCTTCTCCAAGGCCGACTTCCCCGGCCCCCGGGTGTACGGCGACACCGGCTACGCCGAACTCCGCGTCATCACCTGCGGCGGCGGCTACACGAAGGCCGGCGGGTACGACGGGAACGTGGTCGTCTTCGCCCGCCTGGTGGAGACCCGCTGA
- a CDS encoding bestrophin-like domain, producing the protein MSEWIALSIAMASVCAVVLTIAVLNNRRIGEDDDPSETPDVIEYMTMMIGVVYAIVLGLAIAGVWEGRSSAQESVRLEAQALHEVHARSSVYPAEVRDRVRADVDTYVSYVVNDEWRYMEKHGSLTDEGTRLLDTVRADVTEYVPRNDHEGQAYQPLVDQVAAADDARSARGQNAGATMPGVVWFGLIIGALVTVGLIFTLQIRRTFRELLLAGLFSVLIAFLLFLIWDFDAPFGRGISATAAPFFDLFPHATR; encoded by the coding sequence TTGTCGGAATGGATCGCCCTCTCCATCGCGATGGCATCGGTCTGTGCCGTCGTACTCACCATCGCCGTCCTCAACAACCGCCGCATCGGCGAGGACGACGACCCCTCCGAGACGCCCGACGTCATCGAGTACATGACGATGATGATCGGCGTGGTGTACGCCATCGTGCTCGGCCTCGCCATCGCGGGCGTCTGGGAGGGCCGCAGCTCGGCCCAGGAGTCCGTACGCCTGGAGGCCCAGGCGCTGCACGAGGTGCACGCGCGGTCGTCGGTCTATCCGGCGGAGGTCCGCGACCGCGTCCGCGCCGACGTCGACACCTACGTCTCCTACGTGGTGAACGACGAATGGCGGTACATGGAGAAGCACGGCTCCCTCACGGACGAGGGAACCCGGCTCCTCGACACGGTCCGCGCGGACGTCACCGAGTACGTTCCGCGGAACGACCACGAGGGCCAGGCCTACCAGCCGCTCGTGGACCAGGTCGCGGCGGCCGACGACGCGCGCAGCGCGCGCGGGCAGAACGCGGGCGCCACGATGCCGGGGGTGGTGTGGTTCGGTCTCATCATCGGCGCCCTGGTGACCGTGGGACTGATCTTCACGCTGCAGATCCGCAGAACCTTCAGAGAGTTGCTCCTCGCGGGCCTCTTCAGCGTGCTGATCGCCTTCCTCCTCTTCCTGATCTGGGACTTCGACGCGCCCTTCGGACGGGGCATCTCGGCGACCGCCGCACCCTTCTTCGACCTCTTCCCGCACGCGACGCGCTGA